Proteins from one Elgaria multicarinata webbii isolate HBS135686 ecotype San Diego chromosome 3, rElgMul1.1.pri, whole genome shotgun sequence genomic window:
- the CANX gene encoding calnexin isoform X1 yields MKQKWLLCAALLLAGASAVLAHEADDHDHDDDVIDIEDDLEDGVEEIEDVKHEASTPPPLPKVTYTAPVPTGEVYFAENFDKGTLDGWVLSKAKKDDTDDEIAKYDGKWEVQEMKDTKLPGDKGLVLVSRAKHHAVSAKLTKPFVFDTKPLIVQYEVNFQSGIECGGAYVKLLTKGHELNLDQFHDKTPYTIMFGPDKCGEDYKLHFIFRHKSPKTGKYEEKHAKRPDADLKNYFTDKKTHLYTLVLNPDNSFEVLVDQTVVNSGNLLSDMTPAVNPPREIEDPNDQKPEDWDERAKIPDPDAVKPDDWDEDAPAKIPDEDAVKPEGWLDDEPEYVADPDAEKPEDWDEDMDGEWEAPQIANPKCESAPGCGAWQRPTIDNPNYKGKWKPPMIDNPNYQGIWKPRKIPNPDFFEDLVPFKMSPFNAVGLELWSMTSDIFFDNFIICTDRAVADDWGNDGWGLKKAADGAAEPGVVSQMITAAEERPWLWVVYILTVGLPVFLIVLFCCSGKKQPSAAEYKKTDAPQPDVNEEEKVEEKDKGEAEDEEEETNEEKSEEKQRSDGDAETGSQEEEEEEEEEEDSKPITEEEETVNRSPRNRKPRRD; encoded by the exons ATGAAACAAAAGTGGTTGCTGTGTGCAGCTTTGCTGTTAGCTGGAGCCTCCGCTGTCCTGGCACATGAAGCGGATGATCATGACCATGACGACGACGTAATAGATATTGAAGATGACCTTGAAGATGGTGTTGAAGAGATAGAGGATGTGAAGCATGAAGCCAGCACTCCTCCTCCACTCCCAAAG GTTACCTATACAGCCCCAGTcccaacaggagaagtttatttCGCTGAAAACTTTGATAAAGGAACTTTAGATGG GTGGGTTCTTTCGAAAGCTAAGAAGGATGATACAGATGATGAGATTGCTAAATATGATG GCAAGTGGGAAGTACAGGAAATGAAGGATACCAAACTTCCAGGGGATAAAGGGCTTGTTCTGGTTTCACGAGCTAAGCATCATGCAGTCTCTGCCAAACTTACTAAGCCCTTTGTCTTTGATACCAAGCCCCTCATTGTACA GTATGAAGTCAATTTCCAAAGTGGAATCGAGTGTGGTGGTGCATATGTGAAGCTGCTTACCAAAGGTCATGAACTGAACCTG GATCAATTCCATGACAAGACTCCCTATACAATCATGTTTGGTCCAGACAAATGTGGGGAAGACTACAAATTGCACTTCATCTTCCGGCACAAGAGTCCCAAGACTGGCAAGTATGAGGAGAAGCATGCCAAGCGTCCTGATGCGGATTTGAAGAACTACTTTACTGATAAGAAGACTCATCTGTATACACTGG TTTTGAACCCAGACAACAGCTTTGAAGTCCTGGTTGATCAGACCGTTGTCAACAGTGGGAATCTGCTTTCTGATATGACCCCTGCTGTGAATCCTCCACGTGAGATAGAGGACCCAAATGATCAGAAGCCGGAGGATTGGGATGAGAGAGCGAAGATCCCTGACCCAGATGCTGTTAAGCCAGACGACTG GGATGAGGATGCTCCTGCTAAGATTCCAGATGAGGACGCTGTGAAGCCAGAAGGCTGGTTAGATGATGAGCCAGAGTATGTTGCTGACCCTGATGCAGAGAAACCAGAGGATTG GGATGAAGATATGGATGGAGAATGGGAGGCACCTCAGATTGCAAATCCCAAGTGTGAGTCCGCCCCTGGCTGTGGCGCCTGGCAACGACCCACAATTGACAATCCCAACTATAAAGGCAAATGGAAGCCTCCCATGATTGATAACCCTAACTACCAG GGCATCTGGAAGCCAAGGAAGATTCCAAATCCAGATTTCTTTGAAGACTTGGTACCTTTCAAAATGTCCCCCTTTAATGCTGTGGGATTGGAGCTATGGTCTATGACCTCTGACATATTCTTTGATAACTTCATCATCTGTACAGACCGGGCAGTGGCAGATGACTGGGGTAATGATGGATGGGGTCTGAAGAAGGCAGCTGATGGTGCTGCTGAG CCTGGTGTTGTGAGTCAGATGATAACGGCTGCTGAGGAGCGTCCCTGGCTTTGGGTAGTCTACATCCTGACTGTGGGTCTGCCTGTGTTTCTCATtgtcctcttctgctgctccggAAAG AAACAACCAAGTGCTGCAGAGTACAAAAAGACAGATGCTCCTCAGCCTGATGTAAATGAggaagagaaggtggaagaaaaaGACAAGGGAGAAGCagaggatgaagaggaagaaaCAAATGAAGAAAAGTCAG AAGAGAAGCAGAGGAGCGATGGTGATGCAGAAACTGGTAgtcaagaggaagaggaggaagaggaagaggaggaagatagcaAACCAATTACAGAG GAGGAAGAAACTGTGAATAGGTCCCCCAGAAACAGAAAACCAAGAAGAGATTGA
- the CANX gene encoding calnexin isoform X2 encodes MKQKWLLCAALLLAGASAVLAHEADDHDHDDDVIDIEDDLEDGVEEIEDVKHEASTPPPLPKVTYTAPVPTGEVYFAENFDKGTLDGWVLSKAKKDDTDDEIAKYDGKWEVQEMKDTKLPGDKGLVLVSRAKHHAVSAKLTKPFVFDTKPLIVQYEVNFQSGIECGGAYVKLLTKGHELNLDQFHDKTPYTIMFGPDKCGEDYKLHFIFRHKSPKTGKYEEKHAKRPDADLKNYFTDKKTHLYTLVLNPDNSFEVLVDQTVVNSGNLLSDMTPAVNPPREIEDPNDQKPEDWDEDMDGEWEAPQIANPKCESAPGCGAWQRPTIDNPNYKGKWKPPMIDNPNYQGIWKPRKIPNPDFFEDLVPFKMSPFNAVGLELWSMTSDIFFDNFIICTDRAVADDWGNDGWGLKKAADGAAEPGVVSQMITAAEERPWLWVVYILTVGLPVFLIVLFCCSGKKQPSAAEYKKTDAPQPDVNEEEKVEEKDKGEAEDEEEETNEEKSEEKQRSDGDAETGSQEEEEEEEEEEDSKPITEEEETVNRSPRNRKPRRD; translated from the exons ATGAAACAAAAGTGGTTGCTGTGTGCAGCTTTGCTGTTAGCTGGAGCCTCCGCTGTCCTGGCACATGAAGCGGATGATCATGACCATGACGACGACGTAATAGATATTGAAGATGACCTTGAAGATGGTGTTGAAGAGATAGAGGATGTGAAGCATGAAGCCAGCACTCCTCCTCCACTCCCAAAG GTTACCTATACAGCCCCAGTcccaacaggagaagtttatttCGCTGAAAACTTTGATAAAGGAACTTTAGATGG GTGGGTTCTTTCGAAAGCTAAGAAGGATGATACAGATGATGAGATTGCTAAATATGATG GCAAGTGGGAAGTACAGGAAATGAAGGATACCAAACTTCCAGGGGATAAAGGGCTTGTTCTGGTTTCACGAGCTAAGCATCATGCAGTCTCTGCCAAACTTACTAAGCCCTTTGTCTTTGATACCAAGCCCCTCATTGTACA GTATGAAGTCAATTTCCAAAGTGGAATCGAGTGTGGTGGTGCATATGTGAAGCTGCTTACCAAAGGTCATGAACTGAACCTG GATCAATTCCATGACAAGACTCCCTATACAATCATGTTTGGTCCAGACAAATGTGGGGAAGACTACAAATTGCACTTCATCTTCCGGCACAAGAGTCCCAAGACTGGCAAGTATGAGGAGAAGCATGCCAAGCGTCCTGATGCGGATTTGAAGAACTACTTTACTGATAAGAAGACTCATCTGTATACACTGG TTTTGAACCCAGACAACAGCTTTGAAGTCCTGGTTGATCAGACCGTTGTCAACAGTGGGAATCTGCTTTCTGATATGACCCCTGCTGTGAATCCTCCACGTGAGATAGAGGACCCAAATGATCAGAAGCCGGAGGATT GGGATGAAGATATGGATGGAGAATGGGAGGCACCTCAGATTGCAAATCCCAAGTGTGAGTCCGCCCCTGGCTGTGGCGCCTGGCAACGACCCACAATTGACAATCCCAACTATAAAGGCAAATGGAAGCCTCCCATGATTGATAACCCTAACTACCAG GGCATCTGGAAGCCAAGGAAGATTCCAAATCCAGATTTCTTTGAAGACTTGGTACCTTTCAAAATGTCCCCCTTTAATGCTGTGGGATTGGAGCTATGGTCTATGACCTCTGACATATTCTTTGATAACTTCATCATCTGTACAGACCGGGCAGTGGCAGATGACTGGGGTAATGATGGATGGGGTCTGAAGAAGGCAGCTGATGGTGCTGCTGAG CCTGGTGTTGTGAGTCAGATGATAACGGCTGCTGAGGAGCGTCCCTGGCTTTGGGTAGTCTACATCCTGACTGTGGGTCTGCCTGTGTTTCTCATtgtcctcttctgctgctccggAAAG AAACAACCAAGTGCTGCAGAGTACAAAAAGACAGATGCTCCTCAGCCTGATGTAAATGAggaagagaaggtggaagaaaaaGACAAGGGAGAAGCagaggatgaagaggaagaaaCAAATGAAGAAAAGTCAG AAGAGAAGCAGAGGAGCGATGGTGATGCAGAAACTGGTAgtcaagaggaagaggaggaagaggaagaggaggaagatagcaAACCAATTACAGAG GAGGAAGAAACTGTGAATAGGTCCCCCAGAAACAGAAAACCAAGAAGAGATTGA